The Mucilaginibacter mallensis genome has a segment encoding these proteins:
- a CDS encoding response regulator: MLKRILVLDDNQDILDIVNETLTYEQFEVQGTTKGNTVIPLMEEFIPDLVILDYRVADTNGGEICRQIKTHPKFNNIPVIIFSAYVNRDNELFAYGCDAVISKPFDLTELVEKVQRLIVS, translated from the coding sequence ATGTTAAAACGCATTTTAGTGTTGGATGATAATCAGGATATACTTGATATTGTAAACGAAACACTCACTTATGAACAGTTTGAGGTGCAGGGAACCACAAAGGGCAATACAGTTATACCATTGATGGAAGAATTCATCCCTGACCTGGTTATCCTGGATTATCGCGTTGCGGATACCAATGGCGGCGAAATCTGCAGGCAGATCAAAACACATCCAAAATTCAACAATATTCCTGTTATTATTTTCTCGGCTTATGTTAACCGCGACAATGAACTTTTTGCCTACGGATGTGATGCGGTTATCAGTAAACCCTTTGATTTAACCGAGCTTGTTGAAAAAGTTCAACGCCTTATCGTTTCTTAA
- a CDS encoding RNA polymerase sigma factor, giving the protein MTTMNNPDQLIAKREELFIRLYKKAFPTVAAYISRRGGSFDEAKDVFQDALVIYYEKTINTDTNEIAYLIGIAKHLWLKRYRDNDQNIPLENIDVSADMDDESPSTKRIMHFLEKAGSKCMELLKGFYYDQLPLTDIASAFGFSGVRSATVQKYKCLEKVRETIKQKALQYEDFME; this is encoded by the coding sequence ATGACAACTATGAACAATCCGGACCAGTTAATTGCAAAGCGCGAAGAACTTTTCATCAGGCTTTATAAAAAGGCTTTCCCTACGGTTGCGGCCTATATCAGTCGCCGGGGTGGCTCGTTTGACGAGGCGAAGGATGTTTTCCAGGATGCGCTGGTTATTTATTATGAAAAAACCATTAATACCGATACTAACGAAATTGCCTACCTTATCGGCATAGCCAAACACCTCTGGCTAAAAAGATACCGGGATAACGATCAAAATATCCCGCTCGAAAACATTGATGTATCGGCAGATATGGATGATGAAAGCCCATCAACCAAACGCATCATGCACTTTTTAGAGAAAGCTGGCAGCAAATGCATGGAACTATTAAAAGGTTTTTATTACGATCAATTACCATTAACAGATATAGCTTCCGCCTTCGGTTTTTCGGGAGTGCGCTCTGCAACCGTACAGAAATATAAATGCCTGGAGAAAGTAAGGGAAACCATTAAACAAAAAGCATTACAGTATGAAGACTTCATGGAATGA
- a CDS encoding MlaE family ABC transporter permease: MYQINQFILKFFREAFVPPYEFKEIVRQCYEVGVRSFTLISLTGFIVGLIFTKQSRPSLLQFGATSWLPSLVSIAIMRALAPLVTALIAAGKVGSSIGAELGSMRVTEQIDAMEVSGTNPFKFLVTTRVLATTLTIPILATYTGFIALFGGYLNVAVNEGTSWRTFIEQVFEPLTFVDFTASLIKSIVFGFTIGIVGCYQGYNSNKGTEGVGKAANGAVVTAMFLVFIEEIVIVQISSWFR, from the coding sequence ATGTATCAGATCAATCAGTTTATCCTTAAATTTTTTAGGGAAGCTTTTGTGCCTCCTTATGAGTTTAAAGAAATAGTGCGCCAATGCTATGAAGTTGGTGTACGGTCATTCACGCTAATATCATTAACCGGCTTTATTGTAGGGCTTATATTTACCAAGCAGTCGCGCCCGTCGTTATTACAGTTTGGAGCCACATCGTGGTTACCTTCGCTGGTATCAATAGCTATTATGCGCGCGCTGGCCCCTTTGGTAACGGCGCTTATTGCAGCAGGTAAAGTGGGTTCAAGCATTGGTGCTGAGTTGGGCTCAATGCGGGTAACCGAACAAATAGATGCCATGGAAGTGTCGGGTACCAACCCGTTTAAATTCCTGGTAACTACAAGGGTGCTGGCTACAACTTTAACTATACCAATTTTAGCTACTTATACAGGCTTTATAGCATTATTTGGCGGATACCTGAACGTAGCCGTTAACGAGGGCACCAGCTGGAGAACTTTTATTGAACAGGTTTTTGAGCCTTTAACATTTGTTGATTTTACTGCATCATTAATAAAATCAATTGTTTTTGGTTTTACTATTGGTATTGTGGGTTGTTACCAGGGGTACAACTCAAATAAAGGTACCGAGGGTGTGGGTAAAGCCGCTAATGGCGCGGTAGTAACAGCTATGTTTTTGGTTTTTATTGAAGAGATTGTTATTGTACAAATAAGCAGCTGGTTTCGCTAA
- a CDS encoding response regulator transcription factor, with the protein MKRILAVDDNEDILEVLRYILEDSGYMVDTLSDGHLLFDKIKEHTPDLILLDIMLGDMDGRALCKDIKTQWDTQGIPVILVSASHDVAATLNQYGAPDDFVAKPFDLDVLLNIIQRQLASKAA; encoded by the coding sequence ATGAAAAGGATATTAGCGGTGGATGATAATGAAGATATTTTGGAAGTATTACGATATATACTTGAAGATTCCGGTTATATGGTTGACACATTATCAGACGGGCATTTACTATTTGATAAAATAAAAGAACACACCCCTGATCTTATATTACTTGATATTATGCTGGGTGATATGGATGGCCGGGCCTTATGCAAAGATATTAAAACTCAATGGGACACCCAGGGCATTCCGGTAATTTTAGTTTCAGCCAGCCATGATGTAGCCGCCACACTAAACCAATACGGCGCTCCCGATGATTTTGTAGCCAAACCTTTTGATCTGGATGTATTACTTAATATTATTCAAAGGCAATTGGCTTCAAAGGCTGCTTAA
- a CDS encoding ABC transporter ATP-binding protein produces MEKGKANIDYNNAVIRIHGLEKAFDDYEVLRGIDLELFQGENLVVLGRSGTGKSVLIKIISGLLSPDKGKVEVLGEDISKLNDRELQALRIRIGFSFQNSALYDSMTVRKNLEFPLVRNRKGITRKEIDTNVESVLEAVGLSQTINQMPSELSGGQRKRIGIARTLILNPEIMLYDEPTAGLDPITCIEINDLINEVQQRYNTSSIIITHDLTCAKSTGDRIAMLLEGQFQREGTFEQVFDTNDSRVKPFFDYNFIK; encoded by the coding sequence ATGGAAAAGGGAAAGGCAAATATAGATTACAACAACGCGGTTATCCGTATTCACGGGCTTGAAAAAGCTTTTGATGATTACGAGGTATTACGCGGTATCGATCTTGAACTGTTCCAGGGCGAGAACCTGGTGGTGCTTGGCCGTTCGGGTACGGGTAAATCTGTATTGATAAAGATTATTTCCGGTTTGTTGTCACCAGATAAGGGCAAAGTAGAGGTTTTAGGTGAGGATATCTCCAAATTAAATGACCGCGAACTGCAAGCCCTGCGTATCAGGATAGGCTTCTCTTTCCAGAACAGCGCCTTGTATGATAGTATGACCGTGCGTAAAAATCTTGAATTTCCACTGGTGCGTAACCGCAAGGGCATCACCCGTAAGGAAATTGATACCAATGTTGAATCGGTACTTGAAGCGGTTGGGCTGTCGCAAACCATCAATCAAATGCCATCGGAGCTTTCGGGCGGGCAGCGCAAGCGTATAGGCATAGCCCGTACCCTGATATTGAACCCCGAAATAATGCTGTATGATGAACCTACAGCAGGGCTTGATCCAATTACCTGTATTGAGATAAATGACCTGATAAACGAGGTGCAACAGCGTTATAACACTTCATCCATCATCATTACGCATGACCTTACCTGCGCCAAATCAACCGGTGACAGGATAGCAATGCTGTTGGAGGGTCAGTTTCAGCGCGAGGGTACTTTTGAACAGGTTTTTGATACAAACGACAGTAGAGTTAAACCATTTTTTGATTATAATTTTATAAAATAG
- a CDS encoding multidrug effflux MFS transporter has translation MTRKRYFFLILILGTLTALSPFSIDMYLPGFPAIALALHTTIEQVDRSLSSFFIGLACGQLLYGPLMDRFGRKKPLYFGLGLYILISIGCFSATSINLLIILRFMQAIGSCAAGVAAMAMVRDIFPVKDNAKVFALLILVLGASPMIAPTAGSYLTAAFGWQSVFIVLMSIAILILIAVIFTLPESYENDPLFSLKPVPIITNFISVLKIPQFYTYAITTSLAFAGLFAYVAGSPSVFMEFFHVSGKLYGWIFAGLSIGFVGSSQLNNILIKYYKSEQIVIVALSGQVIAAVVFVIGALNGWFGLYGTIAMIFLVLCGIGLTNPNASALSLAPFSKNAGTAASLMGAMQLGIGALSSFAISLFSSYSAMPMALIMAVSASIALMVLLIGRRNITEKVEADPSMAVAGH, from the coding sequence ATGACTCGTAAAAGATACTTTTTTCTTATACTGATATTAGGCACACTTACCGCGCTTAGCCCTTTTTCAATAGATATGTACCTGCCAGGCTTCCCGGCTATAGCACTGGCATTGCATACTACTATTGAGCAGGTAGACCGTTCGCTGTCCAGCTTCTTTATTGGCCTGGCCTGCGGTCAATTGCTTTACGGCCCGCTGATGGATAGGTTCGGGCGTAAAAAGCCTTTGTATTTTGGACTGGGCTTGTATATTTTAATTTCGATAGGCTGTTTTTCAGCCACCTCCATTAATTTATTGATCATACTGCGCTTTATGCAGGCTATAGGCAGCTGCGCAGCAGGCGTTGCAGCAATGGCCATGGTGCGCGATATTTTTCCGGTGAAGGATAATGCCAAGGTTTTTGCATTGCTGATACTGGTTTTAGGTGCATCGCCCATGATAGCGCCTACGGCGGGTAGTTATCTTACCGCGGCTTTTGGCTGGCAATCAGTCTTTATAGTGCTCATGAGTATTGCCATATTGATACTTATAGCTGTAATTTTTACCCTGCCCGAGAGTTATGAGAATGATCCGTTGTTTTCATTAAAGCCCGTGCCAATTATTACCAACTTTATATCTGTATTAAAGATACCGCAGTTTTATACTTATGCCATTACAACTTCACTGGCATTTGCCGGTTTGTTTGCTTATGTGGCAGGCTCACCATCGGTATTTATGGAGTTTTTTCATGTAAGCGGTAAGCTTTACGGATGGATCTTCGCCGGATTATCCATCGGCTTTGTGGGCTCAAGTCAGCTAAACAACATACTGATAAAGTATTATAAAAGCGAGCAAATTGTTATAGTAGCCTTAAGCGGGCAGGTAATTGCAGCTGTTGTATTTGTAATTGGTGCGCTAAACGGCTGGTTCGGATTGTATGGTACCATCGCCATGATATTTTTAGTGCTGTGCGGTATTGGTTTAACTAATCCGAATGCTTCGGCGTTATCCCTGGCGCCATTTTCAAAGAATGCCGGTACAGCGGCTTCATTAATGGGAGCCATGCAGTTGGGTATTGGCGCGCTGTCGTCATTTGCTATTAGTTTATTCAGTAGCTATTCAGCTATGCCAATGGCGCTTATTATGGCTGTTTCAGCAAGTATCGCGTTAATGGTATTACTTATCGGTCGGCGAAATATAACTGAAAAGGTTGAGGCTGATCCCTCAATGGCGGTGGCTGGGCATTAG
- a CDS encoding MlaD family protein gives MDAKENRRAIIVGLFLALGLAIFIIGVFTLGGQSKSFAKSIHISAVFDDVAGLKPGNNVWFSGVKVGTIKEIRFVGTSEVRVRMSIDENSQQYIHRNAGVHIGSDGLIGNKIIVIDGGSPGAPIVQDGDQLQAAKLLSTDDMMKTLQQNNENLLSITSDFKLLSHKILQGKGTVGTLMADSTMAVQLKASMRNLQIATASAALMAKQLNTFSNTMNTKGGLADKLFTDTTTFNRLKAAANQFQAAATNANAITENLKTTTDKLNSKDNAVGVLLNDPKSAEQVRSSISNLQQATIKLNDDLEAAQHNFLLKGFFKDRAKAKADSIKKAQGK, from the coding sequence ATGGATGCAAAAGAAAATAGGCGGGCCATAATTGTTGGATTATTTTTAGCCCTTGGGCTGGCAATATTCATCATTGGCGTTTTTACACTGGGGGGCCAGTCAAAAAGCTTTGCCAAAAGCATACACATCAGCGCTGTGTTTGATGATGTTGCCGGTTTAAAACCCGGTAATAATGTGTGGTTTTCAGGCGTAAAAGTAGGTACAATAAAGGAGATCCGCTTTGTGGGTACATCAGAAGTTAGGGTAAGAATGAGCATCGATGAAAACTCGCAGCAATACATTCACCGCAATGCAGGTGTACACATCGGTTCCGACGGACTTATCGGTAACAAGATCATCGTGATTGATGGCGGCAGCCCAGGTGCCCCAATTGTACAGGATGGTGACCAGTTACAGGCTGCAAAACTATTATCAACTGATGATATGATGAAAACCCTGCAGCAAAACAATGAGAACCTGCTATCAATAACCAGCGATTTTAAATTACTGAGTCATAAAATACTACAGGGCAAAGGAACAGTTGGTACGTTAATGGCTGATAGCACCATGGCCGTGCAGCTGAAAGCATCAATGCGTAATTTACAAATTGCCACTGCCAGCGCCGCACTTATGGCAAAACAGCTGAATACTTTCAGCAATACTATGAATACCAAAGGCGGTTTGGCTGATAAGTTATTTACCGATACCACTACCTTCAACAGGTTAAAAGCGGCAGCTAACCAGTTCCAGGCGGCGGCAACTAATGCTAACGCGATAACCGAGAATCTTAAAACTACCACAGATAAACTCAATAGCAAGGACAATGCCGTTGGCGTATTGCTCAACGACCCTAAAAGCGCTGAACAGGTAAGAAGCTCTATCTCAAATCTACAACAGGCTACCATCAAACTAAATGACGACCTTGAGGCGGCTCAGCATAACTTTTTACTTAAAGGATTTTTCAAGGACCGTGCAAAGGCAAAAGCCGATAGCATAAAGAAAGCGCAAGGCAAATAA
- a CDS encoding BamA/TamA family outer membrane protein, whose amino-acid sequence MIRKLPVLFLCFLPGLLAAQSSDNKTDTIKIKRDTIIQKRDLIDIGRELFHISKPRPDTNRRKRLYFSFLPVSSSIVGPGKALITSTTAGFYMGDRSTTNLSSISFTPYFNFKGRYGLPIHSNVWLNNNSWNIQGDTRFLVYPQYTWGLGGNQPESDSFLLNYKYIRFYQSALKRITNYFFAGIGYDLDSYIDLDLTPADVSAFRRFTNYKYGTAEDENVFSSGPTVNLLYDTRNNSLNPVPGCYANVIYRYSSVPLGSDNNWQSLYIDLRKYVSITHTGPKNILAFWTYYWTSLTPGTPYLNLPSIGMDPYQRSGRGIEQSRYRGQRLIYYETEFRRDITRNGLFGFVLFANVNSVTQPITNQFVYWHPAGGGGFRIKFNKKTDTNIAIDYGFSRNYSALSLNLGEAF is encoded by the coding sequence ATGATCAGAAAGTTACCGGTACTATTCCTCTGCTTTTTACCCGGTTTGCTGGCTGCTCAAAGTTCAGATAATAAAACTGATACTATTAAGATTAAACGCGATACCATTATTCAAAAAAGAGATTTGATTGATATTGGCCGCGAACTGTTTCATATAAGTAAACCGCGACCGGATACCAATCGCAGAAAGAGGCTATATTTTTCTTTTCTGCCTGTTTCTTCATCAATAGTGGGCCCTGGTAAAGCCTTAATAACATCTACAACTGCGGGTTTTTATATGGGCGATAGATCAACCACAAACCTTTCAAGTATTAGTTTTACCCCTTATTTTAATTTCAAAGGCAGATATGGTTTGCCTATACACTCAAACGTCTGGCTAAATAATAACAGCTGGAATATCCAGGGTGATACCCGTTTCCTGGTATATCCGCAATATACATGGGGCCTTGGTGGTAACCAGCCCGAGAGCGATAGCTTTTTGCTGAATTATAAATATATTCGTTTTTACCAGAGCGCACTTAAACGCATAACCAATTACTTTTTTGCGGGCATTGGCTATGATTTGGATTCTTATATCGATCTTGATCTTACGCCCGCAGATGTGAGCGCGTTCCGGAGGTTTACCAACTATAAATATGGAACAGCTGAAGATGAAAACGTATTCTCATCCGGGCCTACTGTAAATTTATTATATGATACACGTAACAACTCCCTGAACCCGGTACCGGGTTGTTATGCAAACGTAATTTACAGGTATAGTTCCGTTCCACTGGGGAGTGATAATAACTGGCAATCATTATATATTGATCTGCGCAAATATGTTTCCATAACACATACCGGCCCGAAGAATATACTGGCATTTTGGACCTACTATTGGACGTCACTTACCCCCGGCACCCCTTATCTTAATTTACCAAGCATAGGCATGGACCCCTATCAGCGCTCAGGCCGTGGAATTGAGCAGAGCCGTTACAGAGGGCAGCGCCTAATATATTATGAAACAGAATTCAGGCGCGATATTACCCGTAACGGATTGTTTGGCTTTGTATTGTTTGCCAATGTTAACTCGGTTACCCAACCTATTACCAACCAGTTTGTATACTGGCACCCCGCTGGCGGTGGCGGTTTCCGTATCAAATTCAATAAAAAAACCGATACCAACATTGCCATTGATTATGGTTTTAGTAGAAACTATTCGGCACTCTCACTAAATCTGGGCGAAGCATTCTGA
- a CDS encoding ATP-dependent Clp protease proteolytic subunit, with protein MNIDKNEFRKYAAGHCHVKTEQIDNYIARVENNNIPYAMTPYITEEREMRVAQMDVFSRLMMDRIIFLGAAVDDNIANIIQAQLLFLQSTDSKKDIQMYINSPGGSVYAGFGIYDTMQLVNPDVCTICTGMALSMGAILLCAGAAGKRAALTHSRVMLHQPLGGVQGPASDIEITAIQVLKVKKELYNIVAKHSGQEYQKVHDVCDRDYWMIAGEAKEFGIIDEVLGEKSLV; from the coding sequence ATGAATATCGATAAAAACGAATTCCGCAAATATGCGGCAGGGCATTGCCATGTCAAAACTGAACAAATAGACAATTACATAGCCCGTGTTGAAAACAACAACATCCCCTACGCCATGACACCCTATATAACCGAGGAACGCGAAATGCGCGTAGCCCAAATGGATGTTTTCTCAAGACTGATGATGGACCGCATTATATTTTTAGGTGCGGCAGTTGATGATAACATAGCCAACATCATCCAGGCACAGCTGCTGTTTCTGCAATCTACCGATTCAAAAAAGGATATCCAGATGTATATCAACTCGCCCGGCGGCTCCGTATATGCGGGCTTTGGTATTTATGATACCATGCAGCTGGTTAATCCCGATGTTTGTACCATTTGTACCGGAATGGCGCTATCAATGGGTGCTATACTGTTATGCGCCGGTGCCGCGGGCAAACGCGCGGCATTAACACATTCGCGGGTTATGTTGCACCAACCGCTGGGTGGTGTGCAGGGCCCAGCATCGGATATTGAAATTACAGCTATACAAGTACTCAAAGTAAAAAAGGAGCTATACAACATCGTAGCCAAGCACAGCGGTCAGGAGTATCAGAAAGTACACGATGTTTGCGACCGCGATTACTGGATGATAGCCGGCGAAGCAAAGGAATTCGGGATAATTGATGAAGTGTTGGGGGAAAAGTCTTTAGTCTGA